The Aeromonas jandaei genomic interval GCCTGGGTGTGGCGGCCGCGCAAGGCGCTCTCTTCCATCACTCCGCGCAAGGATGAGGATCATGCCGGCCAGCTGGAACGGCTGGAGTTGGCGGTAGAAGAGGTTCGCCACGATCTGGAGAGCCTGGCGCTGCGCTTTCGCGAGAGTTACAGCGAAGATTCTGTCGCCATCTTCGACATCTATCTCCATTTGCTCGCCGATCCCGGCTATATCAAGCCGATCCGCAACAAGGTGAGCAAGGAGCACTGGACCGCGGTCTCCGCCGTCAAGCTGGTCAGCGATCGCCTCATCGAGCAGTTCAAGGGGATGAAGGATCCCTACCTGCAGGAGCGATCCACCGATGTGAAGGATATCGCCCAGCGCCTCATCAGTCGCCTGGTGCAGAACGAGCCGGAACATATTTCCATCGGTGAGCCCGTGGTGCTGGTCGCCGATGAGGTGACTGCCACCATTCTGGCGGAAGTCCCCCGCGAATACCTGACCGGGGTGGTCTCGCTCAAGGGGGGCACCAACTCCCACGCCGCCATCTTGGCCCGCGCCATGGGGGTGGCTGCCATCATGGGGGTGGATCTGCCGCTCGGTGATATCGGTGGCCGCATGCTGGTTGTCGATGGCTATAGCGGTGATCTCTTCATCGAACCCAATCAGGTGATCCTGACCGAGTATCGCCAGTTGCTGAGCGAAGAGCGGGCACTCGACAGTCTGGTGCGCAGCGTCGACAACCAGCCTTCGGAGACGGCGGACGGTACCAAGGTCTCCCTGCTGCTTAACGCAGGGCTCAGCGCCGATACCGAGATCTCTCTCAATCATCTGGCGGACGGGGTGGGCCTCTATCGCACCGAGATCCCCTTCATGCTGCAGGACAGCTTCCCCTCCGAGTGGGAGCAGACTGCCCGCTATCGCGGCATTCTCGAGACCTATCGCAACCGCCCGGTCTGCATGCGGACGCTGGATGTGGGCGGAGACAAGCAACTGCCCTATTTCCCCATCGTCGAGGAAAATCCCTTCCTTGGCTGGCGGGGGATCCGGCTCACACTGGATCACCCCGAACTGTTTCTGGTGCAGCTCAAGGCGATGTTGCGGGCCAGCGAAGGGCTCGACAATCTGGCCATCATGCTGCCGATGATCAGCAGTGTCAGTGAAATCAAGGCGTCCCGCCGTCTGCTGGATCAGGCATGGCGCGAAGTATCGGAAGAGGCGGCCAGCCGCAATGCCGAGATCCGCTATCCCAGCCTCGGGGTAATGATCGAGGTGCCTTCCGCCCTCTACATCCTGCCGGAGATGGCGCCGCTCATCGACTTCTGGTCGGTGGGCAGCAACGATCTGACCCAGTACCTGCTGGCTGTGGATCGCAACAACTCCCGCGTCGCCAACATCTACGATGCGTTCCATCCGGCGGTGATCCGCGCGTTGCAACTGCTGGTCGATGCCTCCAACCGCTATCAGAAGCCGGTCTCGGTCTGTGGCGAGCTGGCTGGCGATCCGGTCGGCGTGCTGCTGTTGCTGGCCATGGGCTATCGCCGCTTCAGTATGAACACCCACAACATCGCCCGGATCAAGTATGTCCTGCGCCAATCGACCCTGAGCGAGCTGACCGAACTGCTGGCCGATGGTCTCAAGCACGACAATCCCCACGTGCTGCGCGGCCTGTTTGCCCGCTATCTGGAAGAGCACGGTTTGGGCGGTTTGTTGCGTGCAGGTCACAAACCGAAAATCGGTTGATTGATAAACATGCCTTGTCCCTGCTGGCGAATGATCGGAAAATGCGGCTTTTCTTATGACTGGGGCCGCTTATGCAGCACGATGGATATTGGGTTTTCTCGCAGATTGATCCCGTAGCATTCAGTTTGGGACCACTATCGGTACGCTGGTATGGTCTCATGTACCTGTTCGGTTTTGCGTTTGCCATGTGGCTGGCTGGCCGTCGCGCCGATGCGCCGAACAGCGGCTGGACACGCAACGAGGTCTCTGACCTGCTCTTCTACGGCTTCCTCGGGGTGATCCTCGGTGGCCGTGTCGGTTACGTACTTTTCTACAACTTCGATCTCTTCCTTGCGGATCCGACCTACCTGTTCAAGATCTGGACCGGCGGCATGTCGTTCCACGGCGGTCTGATCGGGGTGATCACTGCCATGATCTGGTTTGCCCACAAGACCAAGCGCCACTTCTTCACCGTGGCCGACTTTGTGGCTCCGCTCATTCCGTTTGGCCTCGGCGTCGGCCGCATTGGCAACTTCCTCAACGGCGAGCTGTGGGGCCGGATCACCGATGTGCCCTGGGCCATCATCTTCCCGGAGGCCGGCCCCGAGCCGCGTCATCCCTCCCAGCTCTACCAGTTCGCGCTGGAAGGGGTGGTGCTGTTCATCATCCTCAATCTGTTCTGGCGCAAGAACCCGCCGCGCGGTGCCATCTCCGGCATGTTCCTGCTGTTCTACGGCCTGTTCCGCTTCCTGGTGGAGTTTGTCCGC includes:
- the lgt gene encoding prolipoprotein diacylglyceryl transferase; amino-acid sequence: MQHDGYWVFSQIDPVAFSLGPLSVRWYGLMYLFGFAFAMWLAGRRADAPNSGWTRNEVSDLLFYGFLGVILGGRVGYVLFYNFDLFLADPTYLFKIWTGGMSFHGGLIGVITAMIWFAHKTKRHFFTVADFVAPLIPFGLGVGRIGNFLNGELWGRITDVPWAIIFPEAGPEPRHPSQLYQFALEGVVLFIILNLFWRKNPPRGAISGMFLLFYGLFRFLVEFVRQPDSQLGLYFNEISMGQILSTPMIFIGALMIWAAYKRPQLFGNAVKEAKQ
- the ptsP gene encoding phosphoenolpyruvate--protein phosphotransferase, with protein sequence MLTELRRIVESMAGANTLEQALQALVSQTRQAMVVDCCSVYVSEPEMRRYRLAATDGLAPSAVGKVTLPFEQGIVGLVGQREELINLADAPAHPSFKFLPDVAEEAFRSFLGAPIMHQRQVVGILVVQQKESRRFDEGEESFMVTLAAQLAAHIAQAQAKGWLQKTDWSKPLRGIAGASGIAMAKAWVWRPRKALSSITPRKDEDHAGQLERLELAVEEVRHDLESLALRFRESYSEDSVAIFDIYLHLLADPGYIKPIRNKVSKEHWTAVSAVKLVSDRLIEQFKGMKDPYLQERSTDVKDIAQRLISRLVQNEPEHISIGEPVVLVADEVTATILAEVPREYLTGVVSLKGGTNSHAAILARAMGVAAIMGVDLPLGDIGGRMLVVDGYSGDLFIEPNQVILTEYRQLLSEERALDSLVRSVDNQPSETADGTKVSLLLNAGLSADTEISLNHLADGVGLYRTEIPFMLQDSFPSEWEQTARYRGILETYRNRPVCMRTLDVGGDKQLPYFPIVEENPFLGWRGIRLTLDHPELFLVQLKAMLRASEGLDNLAIMLPMISSVSEIKASRRLLDQAWREVSEEAASRNAEIRYPSLGVMIEVPSALYILPEMAPLIDFWSVGSNDLTQYLLAVDRNNSRVANIYDAFHPAVIRALQLLVDASNRYQKPVSVCGELAGDPVGVLLLLAMGYRRFSMNTHNIARIKYVLRQSTLSELTELLADGLKHDNPHVLRGLFARYLEEHGLGGLLRAGHKPKIG